In the Papio anubis isolate 15944 chromosome 15, Panubis1.0, whole genome shotgun sequence genome, one interval contains:
- the LOC103879498 gene encoding uncharacterized protein LOC103879498, with translation MRGQWAPHWNGLCQEAGISTCYPERCLCLHTVDGHGAGPQPSGDRQTDKKPERLLHESFPPWHTVNQCSENTEDKTPRCVCLQKRLGRILKLRQFKRKLIQRRTKAQSSASQAARGVLLGPSLLGPGKAFVLHQLSQPQKPSGAQGDDVTNRFPCERSRRSRDLRDNSHQGVTAYQPADPAGAEAAGKAGWTPHGSTPTDSAHVSGLRTWMGVRPASVDSTQVVRHSELRCCWNVPFAGTLEDTRTNRPTCQSLEAAPSQHLWFHMS, from the exons ATGCGTGGACAGTGGGCACCACACTGGAACGGACTTTGCCAGGAAGCAGGGATTTCTACCTGCTATCCTGAAAGATGCCTCTGCCTGCACACCGTGGATGGGCATGGAGCTGGCCCGCAGCCCTCgggggacagacagacagacaagaagCCAGAACGTCTTCTCCATGAAAGCTTTCCGCCTTGGCACACGGTAAACCAATGCAGCGAAAATACAGAGGACAAAACCCCAAGATGTGTGTGCCTTCAGAAAAGGCTAGGGCGCATTCTAAAGTTGAGGCAATTCAAGAGGAAATTAATTCAGCGGAGGACAAAGGCCCAGAGCAGCGCATCACAGGCTGCCCGCGGTGTCCTGCTGGGGCCGAGCTTGTTAGGGCCAGGCAAGGCCTTTGTGCTCCACCAGCTTTCACAGCCTCAGAAGCCCAGTGGGGCACAAGGAGATGACGTCACAAACAGGTTTCCGTGTGAGCGCAGCAGGAGGAGCAGAGACCTCAGGGACAACTCCCATCAGGGCGTCACGGCCTACCAGCCAGCAGATCCCGCAGgagctgaggctgcagggaaAGCCGGATGGACGCCGCACGGTAGCACACCCACAGACTCCGCACACGTGTCTGGGCTCCGCACTTGGATGGGAGTACGGCCTGCGTCTGTGGATTCCACGCAAGTCGTGCGACACAGCGAGCTCAG GTGCTGCTGGAATGTCCCCTTTGCTGGGACACTGGAGGACACCCGAACAAACCGGCCTACCTGTCAGAGCCTGGAGGCTGCCCCAAGCCAGCATCTGTGGTTCCACATGAGCTGA